From one Trifolium pratense cultivar HEN17-A07 linkage group LG1, ARS_RC_1.1, whole genome shotgun sequence genomic stretch:
- the LOC123903033 gene encoding transcription factor bHLH94-like produces MCLPEEERDRVKDMALEAVVYPQTQDPFGFGINKDFYNFNNLVAKEQEHQHEHQQEQEQRSFCFVENQTEKNNYPYYGDWNNNTFSPPHFNELQETTTDPSSNNTQNFDTSPSINTFVRPKRRRARSRKNKEEIESQRMTHITVERNRRKQMNEYLAVLRSLMPESYIQRGDQASIIGGAINFVKELEHKSHLLGAKKEEEVKSDDVGGSNKPFSEFFTFPQYSTSNSGVCGSSSNSAATIGEKVGEIQSCIADIEVTMVESHANIKIRSKKRPKQLLKIVSSLHNMHLTILHLNVTTTGEIVLYSLSVKVEDDCNLGSVDDIAAAIYQMVNRIQQEQC; encoded by the exons ATGTGTTTACCTGAAGAGGAAAGAGATAGAGTGAAAGATATGGCACTTGAAGCAGTGGTTTATCCACAAACACAAGACCCTTTTGGTTTTGGAATCAACAAAGATTTTTACAACTTCAACAACCTTGTTGCAAAAGAACAAGAACATCAACATGAACAtcaacaagaacaagaacaaagaTCTTTCTGTTTTGTAGAAAACCAAACAGAGAAAAACAATTATCCTTATTATGGAGATTGGAATAACAATACTTTTTCACCACCCCATTTCAATGAACTTCAAGAAACTACTACTGATCCAAGTAGTAACAACACTCAAAACTTCGATACCTCGCCTTCCATTAACACATTTGTTCGTCCAAAAAGGCGCAGAGCAAGAAGCcgaaaaaacaaagaagaaattgAGAGTCAGAGAATGACTCACATTACTGTTGAGCGCAATAGGAGAAAACAGATGAATGAGTATCTTGCTGTTCTTCGTTCTCTCATGCCAGAATCTTACATCCAAAGG GGTGATCAAGCTTCTATAATTGGAGGTGCTATTAACTTTGTTAAAGAGCTTGAACACAAGTCTCATTTGCTTGGTGCTAAGAAAGAAGAAGAGGTGAAATCTGATGATGTTGGTGGAtcaaacaaaccattttctgaGTTCTTTACATTTCCACAGTATTCAACAAGTAATAGTGGTGTGTGTGGTAGTAGTTCTAATTCTGCAGCAACTATTGGTGAAAAAGTTGGTGAGATTCAATCTTGCATTGCTGACATAGAAGTGACAATGGTTGAAAGCCATGCAAATATCAAAATAAGATCAAAAAAGAGACCAAAACAGCTCTTGAAAATTGTATCTAGTTTGCATAACATGCATCTCACAATCTTGCATCTAAATGTTACCACTACTGGTGAAATTGTTCTCTACTCTCTCAGTGTTAAG GTTGAAGATGATTGCAATTTGGGATCAGTGGATGATATAGCTGCAGCTATATATCAAATGGTGAATAGGATTCAACAAGAACAATGTTGA